The nucleotide window ACCGCCGACCATCAGCGAGAACCCCTCCTCGGCGCTCGCCGGCCCGCCGGAGGTGCCGCAGTCGAGGTAGGCGGCGTCCGTCTCCTCGGCCCGCCGGACCGACTCCGCGAACTGGGAGTTCCCGCCGTCGACGACCACGTCGTCGCCGGTGAGATGCGGTTCGATGTCCGCGAGCGTGGCGTCGACCGCGTCGCCCGCGGGGACCATCAGCCAGATCCGCTTGCCGTCCGCCTCTCCGTCGTCCGCTTCGCTCTCGTCCAACCACTCACACAGATCAGCCACGGAGTCCGCGGGCTCCGCGCCGCTCTCCGCCGCCGCCGCGGTCGCCTCCGCCGAGAGGTCGAACGCGACCACGTCGTGGCCCGCCTCGATGGACCGGTTCGCGACGATCTGCCCCATCCGCCCGAGTCCGATGACGCCGAGTTCCATGCGCGAGGGGTGGCGACCGCCCGCCGTAGTGGTTCCGGTTCGGGCAGCGACCGGGGCGGGTCGCTCCTCCCGCTTGCCGTCTACTCCGCCGCGTTCGCCTCCCGCTTGCCGTCTACTCCGCTTCGTTCACCTCCCGCTTGCCGCCTACTCCGCTTCGTTCGCCTCCCGCTCGCCGAGGTGCGCGCGCAGCGCGTCGACGTCCTTGTTGCCCGCGCCGGTGTTCAACAGGACGACGGTGTCGTCCGGCCCGAACTCGCCCGACTCCGCGAGCGCGAACGCGCCGGAGGCGGCGGCGGCGCACGTCGCCCCCATCTCCAGCCCCTCCGCCCGCGCGACCTCGATCGCGGCGTCGAGGATCTCCCGGTCCGTCGTCGCCACCGCGCCGCCGTCCGACTCCCGGATCGCCTCCAGGATGAGGCCGCTCGCGCCGGGGTCGGGGATCGCGATCCCGTTGCACGCCGTGTCGACCTCGTCGTCGGCGAGCGGCTCGTGCCGCTCCGCGCCCGACTCGTAAGCGTCGACGACCGGCGCACAGCCCGCGGCCTGCGCGGCGTACATCGGGACCAGCTCGTCGGTCCACCCCAGCTCCCGCGCCTCCCGCGCCGCCTTGTGCATCCCGACGAGGCCGACGCCGCCGCCGGTCGGGTAGACGACCGCGTCCGGCGGGTTCCAGTCGAGCTGCGCCAGCAGCTCCAGCGCCATCGTCTTCTTTCCCTCGTGGCGGTACGGGGTGACGAACGTCTTCGTCGAGTACCAGTCGGGGTGGTCGTCCATCGCCGCGGCGTACGCCTCCCCCGCGTCGCCGATCTGCGAGTTCCCGTCTACTGGGTCGGTGACCGTCAGGTCCGCGCCGTGGACCTCCGTCATCGCCTTCTGGGTGAATCCCGCCCGCGAGGGGAGGAACACGTGCGCGTCTAGGTCCGCGCGGGCCGCGTACGCCGCGGCCGCCTGCCCCGCGTTGCCG belongs to Halorubrum sp. DM2 and includes:
- a CDS encoding threonine synthase, with translation METTEAFVGLTCVDCGETFDAETATHRCPDCDGILDPDYDYDRIDLTPETLDARPDGSMWRYAELLPFPAETAVSLGEGATPLVECPALADAMGVGRVLLKDEGANPTGTFKDRGQSAAMTAAREHGASEVALNSAGNAGQAAAAYAARADLDAHVFLPSRAGFTQKAMTEVHGADLTVTDPVDGNSQIGDAGEAYAAAMDDHPDWYSTKTFVTPYRHEGKKTMALELLAQLDWNPPDAVVYPTGGGVGLVGMHKAAREARELGWTDELVPMYAAQAAGCAPVVDAYESGAERHEPLADDEVDTACNGIAIPDPGASGLILEAIRESDGGAVATTDREILDAAIEVARAEGLEMGATCAAAASGAFALAESGEFGPDDTVVLLNTGAGNKDVDALRAHLGEREANEAE